The following are encoded together in the Monodelphis domestica isolate mMonDom1 chromosome 5, mMonDom1.pri, whole genome shotgun sequence genome:
- the CSAD gene encoding cysteine sulfinic acid decarboxylase isoform X1 — MAESNHFSPHWDLSAGEALLQDVFGIVMDEAVRKGTDASEKVCEWKEPEELRKLLDLELRSQGERQDQILDRCRTIIQYSVKTCHPRFFNQLFSGLDPCALAGRIITESLNTSQYTYEIAPVFVLMEEEVLKKLRALVGWSSGDGVFCPGGSISNMYALNLARYQRYPDCKQRGLRALPPLAIFTTQESHYSIQKGAAFLGLGTDSIRLVKADQRGRMIPEDLEKQINQAEAEGAVPLLVSATSGTTVLGAFDPLEAIADVCQQHGLWLHVDAAWGGSVLLSQTHRHLLEGIKRADSVSWNPHKLLATGLQCSALLLRDTSNLLKHCHGAQATYLFQQDKFYDVALDTGDKVVQCGRRVDCLKLWLMWKALGGSGLEQRVDWAFTLTRYLVEKMKMRKGFELVMEPEFVNVCFWYVPPSLRGLQDSPDYGQKLSQVAPVLKERMVKEGSMMVGYQPHRSWPNFFRLIVANPALSTADLDFFLDELERLGQDL; from the exons ATGGCTGAATCAAATCACTTCTCCCCACACTGGGATCTGTCAGCTGGTGAAGCCCTGCTTCAAGATGTCTTTGGGATTGTTATGGATGAGGCTGTTCGAAAAGGAACCGATGCCTCTGAAAAG GTCTGTGAGTGGAAGGAGCCCGAGGAGCTGAGGAAGCTGCTTGACTTGGAGTTGCGGAGCCAAGGAGAGAGGCAGGATCAGATCCTTGATCGGTGCCGGACCATCATCCAGTATAGTGTGAAGACCT GTCATCCGCGATTCTTCAACCAGCTCTTCTCGGGGCTTGACCCCTGTGCTCTGGCCGGTCGCATCATCACGGAGAGCCTCAACACCAGCCA GTACACATATGAAATCGCTCCAGTGTTTGTCCTCATGGAAGAGGAGGTGCTGAAGAAGCTCCGGGCCCTGGTGGGCTGGAGCAGTGGGGACGGGGTCTTCTGCCCAG GTGGCTCCATTTCCAACATGTATGCACTGAACTTGGCACGCTACCAGCGTTATCCCGACTGCAAACAAAGGGGACTCCGGGCACTGCCACCTTTGGCCATCTTCACAACACAGGAG AGTCACTACTCCATTCAGAAAGGAGCAGCTTTCCTGGGCCTGGGCACGGACAGCATCCGCCTGGTTAAGGCTGACCAAAG GGGAAGGATGATCCCCGAGGATTTGGAGAAACAGATTAATCAAGCTGAGGCCGAG GGTGCGGTGCCACTCCTCGTCAGTGCCACCTCAGGCACCACGGTGCTGGGAGCCTTCGACCCGCTGGAGGCCATCGCTGACGTGTGCCAGCAGCACGGGCTGTGGCTCCATGTGGAT GCAGCCTGGGGTGGAAGCGTCCTGCTGTCTCAGACACACCGGCACCTCTTGGAAGGCAttaagag GGCTGATTCAGTGTCCTGGAATCCCCACAAGCTGCTCGCAACTGGGTTGCAGTGCTCAGCTCTCCTCCTTCGGGACACCTCG AACTTGCTGAAACACTGTCATGGAGCCCAGGCTACCTACCTGTTTCAGCAAGACAAGTTCTACGATGTGGCTCTGGACACGGGAGACAAGGTTGTGCAGTGTGGCCGTCGTGTAGACTGTCTGAAGCTGTGGCTTATGTGGAAGGCTCTGGGCGGATCAGGGCTGGAGCAGCGCGTGGACTGGGCCTTCACCCTCACCCG ATACCTTGTAGAAAAAATGAAGATGCGGAAGGGCTTTGAGCTGGTCATGGAG CCAGAGTTTGTGAACGTGTGTTTCTGGTACGTGCCCCCCAGTCTTCGGGGACTTCAGGACAGCCCGGATTACGGCCAGAAGCTCTCCCAG GTGGCGCCGGTGCTGAAGGAGCGCATGGTCAAAGAGGGCTCCATGATGGTGGGCTACCAGCCCCACCGAAGCTGGCCCAACTTCTTCCGCCTGATTGTGGCGAACCCAGCCCTGAGCACCGCCGACCTCGACTTCTTCTTGGACGAGCTGGAGCGGTTGGGGCAGGACCTGTAA
- the CSAD gene encoding cysteine sulfinic acid decarboxylase isoform X2, producing the protein MAESNHFSPHWDLSAGEALLQDVFGIVMDEAVRKGTDASEKVCEWKEPEELRKLLDLELRSQGERQDQILDRCRTIIQYSVKTCHPRFFNQLFSGLDPCALAGRIITESLNTSQYTYEIAPVFVLMEEEVLKKLRALVGWSSGDGVFCPGGSISNMYALNLARYQRYPDCKQRGLRALPPLAIFTTQESHYSIQKGAAFLGLGTDSIRLVKADQRGRMIPEDLEKQINQAEAEGAVPLLVSATSGTTVLGAFDPLEAIADVCQQHGLWLHVDAAWGGSVLLSQTHRHLLEGIKRYLVEKMKMRKGFELVMEPEFVNVCFWYVPPSLRGLQDSPDYGQKLSQVAPVLKERMVKEGSMMVGYQPHRSWPNFFRLIVANPALSTADLDFFLDELERLGQDL; encoded by the exons ATGGCTGAATCAAATCACTTCTCCCCACACTGGGATCTGTCAGCTGGTGAAGCCCTGCTTCAAGATGTCTTTGGGATTGTTATGGATGAGGCTGTTCGAAAAGGAACCGATGCCTCTGAAAAG GTCTGTGAGTGGAAGGAGCCCGAGGAGCTGAGGAAGCTGCTTGACTTGGAGTTGCGGAGCCAAGGAGAGAGGCAGGATCAGATCCTTGATCGGTGCCGGACCATCATCCAGTATAGTGTGAAGACCT GTCATCCGCGATTCTTCAACCAGCTCTTCTCGGGGCTTGACCCCTGTGCTCTGGCCGGTCGCATCATCACGGAGAGCCTCAACACCAGCCA GTACACATATGAAATCGCTCCAGTGTTTGTCCTCATGGAAGAGGAGGTGCTGAAGAAGCTCCGGGCCCTGGTGGGCTGGAGCAGTGGGGACGGGGTCTTCTGCCCAG GTGGCTCCATTTCCAACATGTATGCACTGAACTTGGCACGCTACCAGCGTTATCCCGACTGCAAACAAAGGGGACTCCGGGCACTGCCACCTTTGGCCATCTTCACAACACAGGAG AGTCACTACTCCATTCAGAAAGGAGCAGCTTTCCTGGGCCTGGGCACGGACAGCATCCGCCTGGTTAAGGCTGACCAAAG GGGAAGGATGATCCCCGAGGATTTGGAGAAACAGATTAATCAAGCTGAGGCCGAG GGTGCGGTGCCACTCCTCGTCAGTGCCACCTCAGGCACCACGGTGCTGGGAGCCTTCGACCCGCTGGAGGCCATCGCTGACGTGTGCCAGCAGCACGGGCTGTGGCTCCATGTGGAT GCAGCCTGGGGTGGAAGCGTCCTGCTGTCTCAGACACACCGGCACCTCTTGGAAGGCAttaagag ATACCTTGTAGAAAAAATGAAGATGCGGAAGGGCTTTGAGCTGGTCATGGAG CCAGAGTTTGTGAACGTGTGTTTCTGGTACGTGCCCCCCAGTCTTCGGGGACTTCAGGACAGCCCGGATTACGGCCAGAAGCTCTCCCAG GTGGCGCCGGTGCTGAAGGAGCGCATGGTCAAAGAGGGCTCCATGATGGTGGGCTACCAGCCCCACCGAAGCTGGCCCAACTTCTTCCGCCTGATTGTGGCGAACCCAGCCCTGAGCACCGCCGACCTCGACTTCTTCTTGGACGAGCTGGAGCGGTTGGGGCAGGACCTGTAA